One part of the Futiania mangrovi genome encodes these proteins:
- a CDS encoding polyamine ABC transporter substrate-binding protein, which translates to MSEGKTGRILALGALAVFLTGGAATAQDKVVNVYNWSDYIAEEVLAQFEAETGIKVVYDTFDSNEIVETKLLAGGTGYDVVVPSAEFLSRQIKAGVFQPLDKSKLTNIGNMWDVVSTRVAKYDPDNAYSVNYMWGTTGLGYNEEKVTALLPDAPVNSWALLFDPANAKVLAECGIHVLDAPAEAIPAALAYLGLDPDSRDPADLEKAEAVYKAIRPYIQKFHSSEYINGLANGDICLALGWSGDIFQARDRADEANNGVTVVYSVPKEGAQMWFDQLAIPADAPHPDNAHTFINFLMRPDVIAQASNYVYYANGNKASQELLDEEVIGDPAIYPDQETLDRLFTKLPYDARTQRTVNRIWTAVKTGQ; encoded by the coding sequence ATGAGCGAAGGCAAGACGGGCCGCATTCTCGCGCTTGGCGCACTTGCGGTTTTCCTGACCGGCGGCGCGGCAACCGCGCAGGACAAGGTCGTGAACGTCTACAACTGGTCCGACTACATCGCGGAGGAGGTGCTCGCCCAGTTCGAGGCGGAGACCGGCATCAAGGTCGTCTACGACACCTTCGATTCGAACGAGATCGTCGAGACCAAGCTGCTGGCCGGCGGCACCGGTTACGACGTTGTCGTTCCCTCGGCGGAATTCCTGTCCCGCCAGATCAAGGCCGGCGTGTTCCAGCCGCTCGACAAGTCGAAGCTGACGAATATCGGCAACATGTGGGACGTGGTCTCCACGCGGGTGGCGAAGTACGACCCGGACAACGCCTATTCCGTCAACTACATGTGGGGCACCACGGGCCTCGGCTACAACGAGGAGAAGGTGACCGCCCTCCTCCCCGACGCGCCGGTCAATTCCTGGGCGCTGCTGTTCGACCCGGCGAACGCGAAGGTCCTGGCGGAGTGCGGGATCCACGTGCTCGACGCGCCGGCGGAGGCGATCCCCGCCGCCCTCGCCTATCTCGGCCTCGATCCCGACAGCCGCGACCCGGCCGACCTGGAGAAGGCCGAGGCCGTCTACAAGGCCATCCGCCCCTACATCCAGAAATTCCATTCGTCGGAGTACATCAACGGCCTCGCCAACGGCGACATCTGCCTCGCGCTCGGCTGGTCCGGTGACATCTTCCAGGCCCGCGACCGCGCGGACGAGGCGAACAACGGCGTGACCGTCGTCTACTCGGTGCCGAAGGAAGGCGCGCAGATGTGGTTCGACCAGCTCGCCATCCCGGCGGATGCGCCGCACCCCGACAACGCGCACACCTTCATCAACTTCCTGATGCGCCCGGACGTGATCGCGCAGGCCTCGAACTACGTCTACTACGCCAACGGCAACAAGGCCTCGCAGGAGCTGCTGGACGAAGAAGTGATCGGCGACCCCGCGATCTACCCGGATCAGGAGACGCTGGACCGCCTGTTCACCAAGCTGCCCTACGACGCCCGCACCCAGCGGACCGTCAACCGCATCTGGACGGCCGTGAAGACCGGACAGTGA
- a CDS encoding ABC transporter ATP-binding protein, giving the protein MSIRRTPQPQRDYAPWTDPAAVPLVRFESVTKRFGDFVAVDELSLDIYRREFFALLGPSGCGKTTLLRMLAGFETPTEGRVLLDGEDVSRLPPYRRPVNMMFQSYALFPHMTVAANIAFGLRQDGMPKPEIKTRVDEMLELVQLGPFAHRKPHQLSGGQRQRVALARSLAKKPKLLLLDEPLGALDKKLREKTQFELMDLQYELGLTFVIVTHDQEEAMTVSDRIGVMNQGKLIQVAPPGEIYEFPATRYVADFIGDVTLIEARVTGTAEGETHLSRLGAGADDAPLLCRPGNGAAAAGDAVAVAIRPEKVRISKQKPEDAAVNAVSGQVWDIGYFGDFSIYHVRLADGTTVKAQEPNQSRLAAREITWEDTVWLSWAPEAGVVLTG; this is encoded by the coding sequence ATGAGCATCCGGCGCACACCACAGCCACAGCGCGACTACGCCCCCTGGACGGACCCGGCCGCCGTGCCGCTCGTCCGGTTCGAGAGCGTGACCAAGCGCTTCGGCGACTTCGTTGCCGTCGACGAACTCAGCCTCGACATCTACCGGCGGGAGTTCTTCGCCCTGCTGGGCCCGTCAGGCTGTGGAAAGACTACGCTCCTGCGCATGCTTGCGGGCTTCGAGACGCCGACGGAAGGCCGCGTCCTTCTAGACGGGGAAGACGTCTCGCGCCTGCCCCCCTACCGCCGGCCCGTGAACATGATGTTCCAGTCCTATGCGCTCTTCCCGCACATGACGGTTGCGGCGAACATCGCCTTCGGGCTCCGGCAGGACGGGATGCCGAAGCCTGAGATCAAGACCCGCGTCGACGAGATGCTGGAGCTTGTGCAGCTTGGCCCCTTCGCGCACCGCAAGCCGCATCAGCTTTCCGGCGGCCAGCGCCAGCGCGTCGCGCTCGCCCGCTCGCTCGCCAAGAAGCCGAAGCTGCTGCTGCTCGACGAGCCTTTGGGCGCGCTCGACAAGAAGCTGCGCGAAAAGACCCAGTTCGAGCTGATGGACCTGCAGTACGAGCTTGGCCTGACCTTCGTCATCGTCACCCACGACCAGGAGGAGGCGATGACCGTCTCCGACCGGATCGGCGTCATGAACCAGGGCAAGCTGATCCAGGTCGCTCCTCCGGGCGAGATCTACGAGTTTCCCGCGACCCGCTACGTCGCGGACTTCATCGGCGACGTCACGCTGATCGAGGCGCGCGTGACCGGGACAGCCGAGGGCGAGACGCATCTTTCGCGGCTCGGCGCGGGGGCGGACGACGCACCGCTGCTCTGCCGCCCGGGCAATGGCGCCGCCGCCGCGGGCGATGCGGTCGCCGTGGCGATCCGGCCGGAAAAGGTACGCATTTCCAAGCAGAAGCCTGAGGACGCGGCCGTCAATGCGGTCAGCGGCCAGGTGTGGGACATCGGCTATTTCGGGGATTTCTCGATCTATCACGTCCGCCTTGCAGACGGGACGACCGTCAAGGCGCAGGAACCCAACCAGAGCCGCCTCGCCGCCCGCGAGATAACCTGGGAAGACACGGTCTGGCTCAGCTGGGCGCCCGAGGCGGGCGTCGTGCTGACCGGCTGA
- a CDS encoding EF-hand domain-containing protein — protein sequence MNKRIAVYGITAALTLAGATAGGVALAKSWRDGHHGHDGARAERMFERFDEDKDGRISREEMQTRALNRFSGMDTDSDGRVSKQEFQAAAKARMEERQNARIERMWQRIDRDGTGFMTREAMLERQERMFDRADRNDDGQIDRDEVRKRDHHRDGERRGTRD from the coding sequence ATGAACAAGCGGATTGCGGTCTATGGCATTACGGCGGCGCTCACGCTGGCGGGAGCGACCGCGGGCGGGGTGGCGCTCGCGAAATCCTGGCGCGACGGTCACCATGGGCACGACGGCGCACGCGCCGAAAGGATGTTCGAACGCTTCGATGAGGACAAGGACGGCCGGATCAGCCGCGAGGAAATGCAGACGCGCGCGCTGAACCGCTTCTCCGGCATGGATACGGACAGCGACGGGCGCGTCTCGAAGCAGGAGTTTCAAGCGGCGGCCAAAGCCCGTATGGAAGAGCGGCAGAATGCCCGGATCGAGCGCATGTGGCAGCGGATCGACCGGGATGGAACTGGCTTCATGACGCGGGAGGCGATGCTTGAGCGGCAGGAGCGCATGTTCGACCGCGCAGACCGCAACGACGACGGCCAGATCGACCGCGACGAGGTGCGCAAGCGCGACCATCACCGCGACGGCGAACGCCGCGGCACGCGCGACTGA
- a CDS encoding ABC transporter permease subunit — translation MAGAQAPGTGGWGRVALILAPYLWLLVFFLAPFLIVLKISLSDMAIAMPPYEPVLDVFAGLAAMGDFLRALDFENYVWLTQDNLYWRAYLSSVQFAAIATFLALLIGYPMAYGMARAPKAWRPTLLMLVILPFWTSFLIRVYAWIGILKNEGLLNLLLVDILGVIDTPLTILNTTTAVYIGIVYSYLPFMVLPLYAALEKMDESLIEAALDLGCTPVRAFWQVTFPLSLPGVLAGCFLVFIPAVGEFVIPDLLGGSDTLMIGKTLWTEFFGNRDWPVSSAVAILLLLILVVPIVIFQRLQDRNREAGA, via the coding sequence ATGGCGGGCGCACAGGCACCGGGCACAGGCGGATGGGGACGGGTCGCGCTGATCCTCGCTCCCTACCTTTGGCTGCTCGTCTTCTTCCTCGCGCCCTTCCTGATCGTCCTCAAGATTTCGCTCTCCGACATGGCGATCGCCATGCCGCCTTACGAGCCGGTGCTGGACGTCTTCGCCGGGCTCGCGGCGATGGGAGATTTCCTCCGCGCGCTCGATTTCGAGAACTATGTCTGGCTGACGCAGGACAACCTCTACTGGCGCGCCTACCTGTCGAGCGTTCAGTTCGCTGCAATTGCGACGTTTCTGGCCCTGCTCATCGGTTACCCGATGGCCTATGGCATGGCGCGTGCGCCGAAGGCGTGGCGCCCGACGCTGCTGATGCTCGTCATCCTGCCGTTCTGGACGTCCTTCCTGATCCGCGTCTATGCGTGGATCGGCATCCTCAAGAACGAGGGGCTGCTCAACCTGCTGCTCGTTGACATTCTCGGCGTGATCGACACACCGCTGACGATCCTCAACACGACGACCGCCGTCTATATCGGCATCGTCTATTCCTACCTGCCCTTCATGGTGCTGCCGCTTTACGCTGCCCTGGAGAAGATGGACGAGAGCCTGATCGAGGCGGCGCTCGATCTCGGCTGCACACCGGTTCGCGCCTTCTGGCAGGTGACATTCCCGCTGTCTCTGCCGGGCGTTCTCGCAGGCTGCTTCCTGGTCTTCATTCCTGCCGTCGGGGAGTTCGTCATTCCGGACCTGCTCGGCGGCTCCGATACGCTGATGATCGGCAAGACCCTGTGGACGGAGTTCTTCGGCAACCGCGACTGGCCGGTCTCGTCTGCGGTGGCGATCCTGCTTCTGCTCATCCTCGTCGTGCCCATCGTGATCTTCCAGCGTCTGCAGGACCGCAACCGGGAGGCAGGGGCATGA
- a CDS encoding ABC transporter permease, producing the protein MNRSLSPFTATALTLGFAFLYLPILLLVIYSFNESRLVTVWGGWSTRWYGEVLQNQAILDAAWVTVRVAAASATVATVLGTLAALVLVRAGRFPGRMLFSGMVYAPLVMPEVITGLSLLLLFVAMDFARGFWTVTLAHITFSMCFVAVVVQSRLVSFDRSLEEAAMDLGCPPWRTFFEITLPVILPAVVSGWLLAFTLSLDDLVIASFTTGPGATTLPMRIYSQVRLGVTPEINAISTILIALVTLGVIAASITTKRQEQRREADMRAAVAREAAQA; encoded by the coding sequence ATGAACCGGTCTCTCTCGCCCTTCACCGCGACGGCGCTGACGCTGGGCTTCGCCTTTCTCTACCTGCCGATCCTGCTGCTGGTGATCTACAGCTTCAACGAGAGCAGGCTTGTCACCGTCTGGGGCGGCTGGTCGACCCGCTGGTACGGCGAGGTGCTGCAGAACCAGGCCATCCTCGACGCAGCGTGGGTCACCGTGCGGGTCGCCGCGGCATCGGCCACGGTGGCAACTGTCCTGGGCACGCTCGCGGCCCTCGTCCTCGTCCGGGCGGGCCGGTTTCCTGGCCGTATGCTGTTCTCCGGCATGGTCTATGCGCCCCTCGTCATGCCCGAGGTCATCACCGGCCTGTCCCTGCTGCTCCTGTTCGTCGCCATGGATTTCGCGCGCGGGTTCTGGACCGTGACTCTCGCCCACATCACGTTTTCCATGTGCTTCGTCGCGGTGGTGGTGCAGTCGCGCCTGGTCAGTTTCGACCGCTCTCTGGAGGAAGCGGCGATGGACCTCGGCTGCCCGCCGTGGCGCACCTTCTTCGAGATCACGTTGCCGGTGATCCTGCCGGCCGTCGTGTCAGGCTGGCTGCTGGCCTTCACCCTGTCGCTCGACGACCTGGTCATCGCCAGTTTCACGACGGGGCCGGGTGCCACGACACTGCCGATGCGGATCTACAGCCAGGTGCGCCTTGGCGTCACGCCGGAGATCAACGCGATTTCCACCATCCTCATCGCGCTTGTCACTCTGGGCGTAATCGCTGCCTCCATCACCACGAAGCGGCAGGAGCAGCGGCGCGAGGCGGACATGCGCGCCGCCGTTGCGCGCGAGGCAGCGCAGGCCTAG
- a CDS encoding sigma-70 family RNA polymerase sigma factor, which translates to MSAGEGMSPGAPADVPGHAPGASADPDLPLVAAMAKGETRALRALMDRHMGRVHGVAWRLTGSGAEAEDVAQEVFLRAWKSAGKWKGLGNGGTARFSTWLYRVAANAATDRVRRKGWGHDGLDAAGEIVDAGPTPEVALARSDMSARVQAEIMALPDRQRAALVLSHYEGLGNPEIGEILGVSVEATESLLARARRALRAALADMKDDASWREGQ; encoded by the coding sequence GTGAGTGCGGGCGAGGGCATGAGCCCCGGCGCACCGGCGGATGTGCCGGGGCACGCCCCCGGTGCGTCCGCCGACCCCGACCTGCCGCTCGTCGCGGCGATGGCGAAGGGGGAGACGCGCGCGCTGCGGGCGCTGATGGACCGGCACATGGGGCGCGTGCACGGCGTGGCCTGGCGCCTCACGGGAAGCGGGGCGGAGGCCGAGGACGTCGCGCAGGAGGTCTTCCTGAGAGCCTGGAAGAGTGCAGGCAAGTGGAAGGGCCTCGGCAACGGCGGGACGGCGCGGTTCTCGACCTGGCTCTATCGCGTTGCCGCCAACGCCGCCACCGACCGGGTGCGGCGCAAGGGCTGGGGGCATGACGGGCTCGACGCGGCCGGCGAGATCGTCGACGCCGGCCCGACGCCCGAGGTGGCGCTGGCCCGCAGCGACATGTCGGCGCGGGTGCAGGCGGAGATCATGGCGCTGCCCGACCGGCAGAGAGCGGCGCTGGTGCTGAGCCACTACGAGGGCCTGGGCAACCCGGAGATCGGCGAGATCCTGGGCGTGAGCGTCGAGGCCACGGAATCCCTGCTGGCGAGAGCCCGGCGTGCCTTGCGCGCGGCGCTTGCCGACATGAAGGACGATGCGAGTTGGAGGGAAGGGCAATGA
- a CDS encoding periplasmic heavy metal sensor, with protein MRRKWLGIALFASVLLNLFLGGLMAGQHLGRDRLDWDAVSISPGNILRMLPGDRAEEIRAQMRVRREELRGRYRAMGEAREGLRETLFAETVDQEKAAAAAGVLEARMAETQQAVHATVFDMVRLMTPEERARISAELEARRERLMERVRERAEERGERKGS; from the coding sequence ATGCGGCGGAAATGGCTTGGAATTGCACTTTTCGCCTCGGTCCTCCTGAACCTGTTCCTGGGCGGACTGATGGCAGGGCAGCACCTCGGCCGCGACCGGCTCGACTGGGATGCGGTCAGCATCTCGCCGGGCAACATCCTGCGCATGTTGCCGGGGGACCGGGCCGAGGAGATCCGGGCACAGATGCGGGTGCGGCGCGAGGAGTTGCGCGGGCGCTACAGGGCGATGGGCGAGGCGCGCGAAGGTCTGCGCGAGACCCTTTTCGCGGAAACGGTGGACCAGGAGAAGGCCGCCGCCGCCGCCGGGGTACTGGAAGCCCGGATGGCGGAGACGCAACAGGCGGTTCATGCCACGGTATTCGACATGGTCCGCCTCATGACACCGGAAGAGCGCGCACGGATCAGCGCCGAACTGGAAGCGAGGCGCGAGCGCCTCATGGAGAGGGTCCGGGAGCGCGCCGAGGAGCGCGGTGAACGCAAGGGCAGCTAG